The Fructilactobacillus myrtifloralis genome contains a region encoding:
- a CDS encoding type II secretion system protein → MKFGKWNRKAFTIADALVGLIIICSGSLFYFETNQLLQTRTHQCDVQLQQVRRDYEQQMASKINA, encoded by the coding sequence ATGAAATTCGGAAAATGGAACCGCAAAGCGTTCACCATCGCTGATGCACTGGTGGGGCTCATCATCATTTGTAGTGGCAGTTTGTTTTACTTTGAAACCAATCAGTTGCTACAGACCCGAACGCATCAGTGCGATGTGCAGTTACAGCAAGTTCGGAGGGACTATGAACAACAGATGGCAAGTAAAATTAATGCCTAG
- a CDS encoding competence type IV pilus minor pilin ComGF, with the protein MNNRWQVKLMPSRAGFTLVETVVALGLIALGLSLMLLTTNGMRHTVNTQNQQLQFYRFVDVIESHHFKFKVAQCSPNEIKLVSQAEHQDYYLINAQGTVKLRTSQGGYMPLLMNVQRTEFSLQKQWLVMKVLLGGKWYEAHAQLASG; encoded by the coding sequence ATGAACAACAGATGGCAAGTAAAATTAATGCCTAGCCGGGCGGGCTTTACGCTGGTAGAAACCGTTGTGGCACTCGGTTTAATCGCCCTTGGCCTGAGTTTAATGTTACTAACTACGAACGGAATGCGCCACACAGTTAACACCCAAAATCAGCAGTTACAGTTTTACCGGTTTGTTGATGTGATTGAGTCCCATCACTTTAAATTTAAGGTAGCGCAGTGTAGTCCGAACGAAATCAAGTTGGTGAGCCAGGCCGAACACCAAGATTACTACCTCATCAATGCCCAGGGAACCGTGAAGCTACGAACCAGTCAGGGTGGTTACATGCCGTTATTAATGAACGTGCAGCGAACTGAGTTTTCGTTGCAAAAACAGTGGTTAGTAATGAAGGTCTTATTAGGAGGAAAATGGTATGAAGCCCATGCCCAGTTGGCGTCAGGGTAA
- a CDS encoding class I SAM-dependent methyltransferase, whose translation MTEEQITKLFQVFDQSAELLQQALDTSYLDAFIETADNMIDDNRVRVEDGVPTPPVVTKLTNLYQQVDYHQIDANSIRKAIQMVMIKAIKVDQIQAIHQITPDTIAYTMGYLAIRLVKPLQQVRLLDPAVGSANLLTAVMNQLQDEAHEQVAGVGIDNDDSLISVASISTQMQGLDVELVHQDALDDLPIAPVNLVVSDLPIGYYPVDDRASQYLTRAASGHSYVHHLLIEQAVNHLEPGGFGIFLVPSDLFQSPETKGLLKWMQDHVYLQGILNLPGELFQNEVAQKAIMIVQKQGAGAHQASQVMLGEFPSFKDPDAFQKFLAEVVEWEEHEFLPEHK comes from the coding sequence GTGACGGAAGAACAAATTACGAAGTTATTTCAAGTCTTTGATCAGTCAGCGGAATTGTTGCAACAGGCTTTGGATACTTCGTATCTAGATGCTTTCATTGAAACGGCTGATAATATGATTGATGATAATCGAGTGCGGGTTGAGGATGGAGTGCCCACCCCGCCGGTTGTTACTAAACTGACGAATTTATATCAGCAGGTTGATTATCACCAAATTGATGCGAACTCCATTAGAAAAGCCATTCAAATGGTGATGATTAAAGCGATTAAAGTTGATCAAATCCAAGCAATTCACCAAATTACCCCGGACACAATTGCCTATACAATGGGGTATCTAGCGATTCGGTTGGTGAAACCCCTTCAACAGGTTCGCCTGCTAGATCCAGCGGTGGGGTCTGCTAATTTGTTAACGGCCGTAATGAATCAGTTACAAGATGAAGCACATGAGCAGGTGGCTGGTGTGGGAATTGATAATGACGATTCACTAATTTCAGTTGCTAGTATTAGTACTCAGATGCAGGGGTTAGATGTTGAGTTAGTGCACCAGGATGCGCTTGATGACCTACCGATCGCACCGGTTAATCTGGTTGTTTCCGATCTCCCAATTGGATACTATCCCGTTGATGACCGGGCGTCTCAGTATTTAACTAGGGCAGCTTCTGGACATTCTTATGTTCATCACTTATTGATTGAACAGGCGGTTAATCACTTAGAACCGGGTGGCTTTGGGATCTTTTTAGTGCCGAGTGACTTGTTTCAAAGTCCGGAAACTAAGGGTCTGTTAAAATGGATGCAAGATCACGTTTACCTGCAGGGAATTTTAAATCTGCCAGGCGAACTCTTTCAAAATGAAGTTGCGCAAAAGGCGATTATGATTGTCCAAAAGCAGGGAGCTGGAGCGCACCAAGCAAGTCAAGTAATGCTGGGAGAATTCCCATCCTTCAAGGATCCCGATGCATTTCAGAAGTTTTTAGCAGAAGTGGTTGAGTGGGAAGAGCACGAGTTCTTACCTGAGCATAAATAA
- a CDS encoding acetate/propionate family kinase — MSKIIAVNAGSSTLKFKLFEMPAEQVLAEGVIERIGLPDAHVEIKYGDGQKYDQVTKVADHEAAIQILLDQLLDLDIIKDYNEINGVGHRVVAGGEYFDHSVVITPDVLKKMESLSELAPLHEPANVLGIKAFQKVLPNVISVAVFDTAFHATLPEQNYLYSLPYEYYEKYGARKYGFHGISYRYVSRRAAEILGKPVEDLKLIVMHLGAGASICAVKGGQSYDTSMGFTPVTGVTMATRSGDVDPSLLAYVMQKEGMSDINEMIDVLNKKSGLLGISGVSADMRDVEAAQADNHRAKVAREIYINRIVRYIGAYLAELGGADAIVFTAGVGENSITVRQEVTDQLHYFGIGVDPEKNNVRGVERDLSAPDSKIKTLLVPTNEELMIVRDVVELANEQK, encoded by the coding sequence ATGAGTAAAATTATTGCCGTTAACGCTGGAAGTTCTACGTTAAAGTTCAAGCTATTTGAGATGCCAGCCGAACAAGTCTTAGCAGAAGGGGTCATTGAAAGAATTGGCTTACCGGATGCCCACGTTGAAATTAAGTACGGGGATGGACAAAAGTACGATCAAGTGACAAAGGTTGCTGATCACGAGGCGGCCATCCAAATCTTGTTAGATCAACTCTTAGACCTTGATATTATTAAAGATTACAACGAAATTAACGGAGTTGGTCATCGAGTGGTGGCCGGGGGTGAATACTTTGATCACTCCGTGGTAATTACACCAGATGTCTTGAAAAAAATGGAAAGCTTAAGTGAATTAGCTCCGTTACATGAACCTGCCAACGTTTTAGGAATTAAAGCCTTTCAAAAGGTCCTTCCGAACGTGATTAGTGTTGCAGTCTTTGATACTGCTTTCCACGCTACGCTTCCAGAGCAGAACTATCTTTACAGTTTGCCATATGAATACTATGAAAAGTATGGAGCTCGAAAATACGGGTTCCACGGGATTAGTTACCGCTATGTTTCGCGGCGTGCTGCTGAAATTCTGGGCAAGCCGGTTGAAGATTTGAAGCTAATCGTGATGCACCTTGGGGCTGGAGCTTCCATCTGTGCCGTTAAGGGTGGTCAATCATACGATACGTCAATGGGCTTTACGCCGGTTACAGGGGTGACGATGGCAACCCGGTCTGGTGACGTTGATCCGTCATTATTGGCTTACGTAATGCAAAAAGAAGGCATGTCTGATATTAATGAGATGATTGACGTTCTAAACAAGAAATCGGGATTATTAGGGATTTCCGGAGTCTCAGCTGACATGCGGGACGTTGAAGCAGCGCAAGCCGATAACCACCGGGCTAAAGTGGCACGCGAAATCTACATTAACCGGATTGTCCGCTACATCGGTGCTTACCTTGCTGAATTGGGTGGTGCAGACGCGATTGTCTTCACTGCTGGAGTCGGCGAAAACAGTATTACGGTTCGTCAAGAAGTTACCGACCAACTCCACTACTTCGGAATTGGGGTTGATCCGGAAAAGAACAATGTTCGTGGTGTAGAACGGGACCTTAGTGCTCCAGATTCTAAGATTAAAACGTTATTAGTACCAACTAACGAAGAACTCATGATTGTGCGTGACGTAGTTGAACTAGCTAACGAGCAAAAGTAG
- a CDS encoding amino acid permease, producing MNRGLKSRHVQLIALGGTIGTGLFLGAGKSIHSAGPSLILAYLIAGMACFFLMRALGELLLSNTNSVSFIDFIQQYLGPKTGFVAGWTYLVCWITIAMAEVTAAGLYMQFWYPKLPIWVTGLFLLVILFLMNSITVSAFGETEFWFAIIKVVAILLLILTGVVLVAIHYKTPVGYASVSNLTNGSFFPNGLKGFFLSFQMVVFSFVGVEMIGMTASETKDPKTIIPKCINDVPVRIILFYVGSLIALMCIFPWQYVSPSSSPFVQVFQGLGIKPAAAIINFVVLTAAASSCNSAIFTTGRMLYSLTQGSENKLGKQLGKLSHRGLPTNAIFFSTVMIGLSVILDIIVPSGIFDFISSVATTCFLFIWSLIVLAHYRYRNQLTQVETSELTFKMPFFPYADFFTIFFMIFVAIILVFQMQTLIALVGSVVWLVGLYLFDFYRTKTA from the coding sequence ATGAACCGGGGCTTAAAAAGTCGACATGTGCAGTTAATTGCGCTGGGGGGAACCATTGGAACTGGACTGTTCCTTGGGGCTGGAAAGTCAATTCATTCCGCTGGCCCCTCGTTAATTCTGGCTTACTTAATTGCCGGGATGGCCTGTTTCTTCTTGATGCGGGCGTTGGGGGAATTATTATTATCCAACACGAACAGCGTCTCCTTTATTGATTTTATTCAACAATATTTAGGGCCGAAAACGGGATTTGTGGCCGGATGGACTTACCTGGTCTGTTGGATTACGATTGCGATGGCGGAAGTTACCGCAGCGGGATTATACATGCAGTTCTGGTATCCCAAGTTGCCGATTTGGGTAACCGGGTTGTTCCTGCTGGTGATTTTATTTTTAATGAATTCCATCACCGTTTCGGCCTTTGGGGAGACCGAGTTCTGGTTTGCCATCATTAAAGTGGTTGCAATCCTGCTCTTAATCTTAACGGGGGTCGTACTGGTGGCAATTCACTACAAAACACCAGTCGGCTATGCGTCTGTCTCGAACTTGACCAATGGCAGTTTCTTTCCGAACGGATTAAAGGGATTCTTCCTATCCTTTCAAATGGTGGTCTTTAGTTTCGTCGGGGTGGAAATGATTGGGATGACGGCCTCTGAGACTAAAGATCCGAAAACAATCATTCCCAAGTGTATTAACGACGTCCCGGTGCGAATCATTCTCTTCTACGTTGGTTCGTTGATTGCCTTAATGTGTATCTTCCCATGGCAATACGTTTCACCATCGTCAAGTCCCTTTGTACAGGTCTTTCAGGGACTCGGCATCAAACCAGCCGCAGCCATTATTAACTTTGTGGTATTAACCGCCGCTGCGTCATCGTGTAACAGTGCCATCTTTACTACAGGACGGATGCTATACTCGTTAACCCAGGGATCTGAAAACAAACTCGGAAAGCAACTCGGGAAGTTATCCCACCGTGGCTTACCGACCAACGCGATTTTCTTTTCCACGGTCATGATTGGCTTATCCGTAATTTTGGATATCATTGTACCAAGCGGAATTTTTGATTTTATCTCAAGTGTTGCCACGACCTGCTTCCTGTTCATCTGGTCGTTAATTGTCCTGGCCCACTATCGGTATCGAAACCAACTAACGCAGGTTGAAACCAGCGAGCTGACGTTTAAGATGCCGTTCTTCCCGTACGCGGACTTCTTTACCATTTTCTTCATGATCTTTGTGGCCATTATCTTAGTATTTCAAATGCAAACACTGATTGCGCTCGTCGGATCAGTAGTCTGGTTAGTCGGTCTCTATTTATTTGATTTTTACCGAACTAAAACTGCTTAA
- a CDS encoding bifunctional metallophosphatase/5'-nucleotidase produces the protein MLNPSVSVETDGFLAANEHNINGKIKLGLKLTIRGKQVKTKVAILHTNDLHSHFENFPQIIQLMHDRTQELERDGYTVLRVDDGDAIDRFEPLTDATSGQANIELLNQIHYHAATIGNNEALTTSHQELSQLYQQANFPIVLDNVLDRTTSQAPDWTKPYVDYQLKDQTRVRFMGLTFPYPTFRFMGWQAEPVVPTIQRCLHDWQGQYDVLVLLSHLGINQDRHVADQFPEIDVLVGGHTHHLLPHGELRNHTLLTAAEKWGHYVGEIKLEISDHHVVHQTARVLPIPALQPESPAAETVAKWRRHGRELLAKQEIAELPAPVPTSFTDDNPLIQLGLKAVQESIGVDAAVLNTGLFLRDLPAGTVNMEQIQSILPHNIHVMKTTLSGYDLWRLMKEMQKNRNFLIPFPQKGMGFRGSQFGLLVAAGVHFNEHHQLMWHDHLVNPDQEYTIGLLDHYQFIPFFPTIDIVGKNHIYFELTLKTVLANYLARHYPIQGGTHGS, from the coding sequence ATGCTGAACCCGTCTGTTTCTGTGGAAACGGACGGGTTTTTAGCTGCAAATGAGCACAACATCAATGGTAAAATAAAATTAGGATTAAAACTAACGATTAGAGGTAAACAAGTGAAAACAAAAGTTGCCATTTTACACACGAATGATTTACATTCCCACTTTGAAAATTTTCCTCAAATTATCCAGTTGATGCACGACCGCACCCAGGAACTGGAACGGGACGGATACACGGTGCTTCGGGTTGACGATGGGGATGCCATTGATCGGTTTGAACCGCTAACGGATGCTACGAGTGGGCAGGCTAACATTGAATTATTAAATCAAATTCATTATCATGCCGCTACGATTGGCAATAACGAGGCGTTAACCACGTCGCATCAAGAACTAAGTCAGTTATACCAACAAGCTAATTTCCCGATTGTCTTAGATAACGTTTTAGACCGCACCACCAGTCAGGCTCCGGACTGGACGAAGCCCTATGTAGATTACCAACTCAAGGATCAGACGCGTGTCCGGTTTATGGGGTTGACGTTTCCATATCCGACCTTTCGCTTTATGGGATGGCAAGCTGAACCGGTGGTACCAACCATTCAACGGTGTTTACACGACTGGCAGGGCCAATACGATGTGTTAGTGCTTCTGTCCCACCTGGGGATTAATCAGGATCGCCACGTTGCCGATCAGTTCCCAGAAATTGATGTTTTGGTGGGTGGTCACACCCATCACTTACTACCCCACGGAGAACTGCGCAATCACACGCTGCTAACCGCGGCAGAGAAGTGGGGCCACTATGTGGGAGAAATTAAGCTGGAAATCAGCGACCATCACGTCGTCCACCAGACGGCTCGGGTTCTACCGATTCCTGCTTTGCAACCAGAGAGCCCGGCTGCCGAAACGGTTGCCAAGTGGCGGCGTCATGGCCGTGAATTGTTAGCGAAGCAAGAAATTGCAGAGTTGCCGGCTCCGGTGCCCACGTCCTTTACGGATGATAATCCCCTGATTCAGCTGGGCTTAAAGGCGGTTCAGGAAAGCATTGGGGTTGATGCGGCAGTGTTAAATACCGGATTATTTTTACGTGATTTGCCGGCGGGAACTGTGAACATGGAACAAATTCAAAGCATTTTACCCCACAACATTCATGTAATGAAGACCACGCTTTCAGGATATGATTTGTGGCGGCTAATGAAAGAGATGCAGAAAAACCGAAATTTCTTGATTCCATTTCCCCAAAAGGGAATGGGCTTTCGGGGCTCGCAGTTCGGCTTGTTGGTTGCTGCCGGAGTCCATTTTAATGAGCACCACCAGTTAATGTGGCACGATCACCTCGTCAATCCTGACCAAGAATATACAATTGGACTTTTGGATCACTATCAATTTATCCCGTTTTTTCCGACGATTGACATTGTGGGGAAAAATCACATTTACTTTGAACTTACATTAAAAACGGTGTTGGCGAACTACCTAGCTCGTCACTATCCGATTCAAGGAGGAACACATGGATCATAG
- a CDS encoding YutD family protein, giving the protein MDHSQIEALIAERKAERTAYAEIQRVDADTLNINGHVYVIDTNVQDAFDLGEFSNQFNPVFTHYDYIVGDWGYGQLRLKGFYRDDRNVAEELRYRSIQDYLLETANLGASYFIVKNLEPVARPVGAKASFTASATRADKKKNHAKRKRTGRPRHQTRPGKAAKSGPTKRKRQFTIRQKSED; this is encoded by the coding sequence ATGGATCATAGTCAGATTGAGGCGTTAATTGCCGAACGCAAGGCCGAGCGCACGGCGTATGCAGAAATTCAACGGGTGGATGCAGACACGTTAAACATCAACGGCCACGTCTACGTAATTGATACCAACGTTCAGGACGCCTTTGACCTCGGGGAATTTAGTAACCAATTCAATCCGGTGTTTACCCATTATGACTACATTGTGGGAGATTGGGGGTACGGTCAGCTCCGCCTCAAAGGCTTTTATCGGGATGATCGCAACGTTGCCGAAGAGTTACGGTACCGGTCCATTCAGGACTATTTGTTAGAGACTGCCAATTTGGGTGCTAGCTACTTTATTGTGAAGAATTTAGAGCCCGTCGCTCGCCCGGTCGGCGCTAAAGCTAGTTTTACGGCCTCAGCGACGCGCGCAGACAAAAAGAAAAATCATGCTAAACGCAAGCGGACCGGGAGACCCCGGCATCAAACTCGCCCGGGTAAGGCAGCCAAGTCCGGTCCAACGAAACGCAAGCGGCAATTTACAATTCGGCAAAAAAGTGAGGACTAA
- a CDS encoding TIGR01457 family HAD-type hydrolase — protein MKKYRGYLIDLDGTIYQGKKRFPAAQRFIQRLQANHIPFLFVTNNTTKEPADVVANLADNHDIYVQEQNVYTAGMATAAYLAQDANRQHREKTALVIGENGLKSVISQAGFDLFQADPAYVVAALDYDVTYEKLAQATLAIQQGAQFIGTNADALIPTERGMLPGAGSIIDLLRYATHVEPVLIGKPNDLIIKNAIELLHLPADQVVMVGDNYQTDIKAGMKAGIDTLLVYTGVSTPTEVKQEPVAPTHEIESLDDWEV, from the coding sequence ATGAAAAAGTACCGTGGCTATCTAATTGATTTAGATGGAACCATTTATCAGGGAAAAAAACGGTTTCCAGCCGCCCAACGTTTCATTCAGCGCTTACAGGCTAACCACATTCCCTTTTTGTTTGTCACCAATAACACAACGAAGGAACCTGCAGATGTAGTTGCCAACTTAGCTGATAACCATGACATTTACGTTCAAGAGCAGAATGTCTATACGGCTGGGATGGCAACCGCTGCCTATTTAGCCCAGGATGCCAACCGGCAGCACCGCGAGAAAACCGCGTTGGTAATCGGTGAAAATGGCTTAAAATCCGTCATTAGCCAGGCTGGTTTTGATTTATTTCAAGCTGATCCGGCTTACGTGGTGGCCGCACTTGATTACGATGTAACGTACGAAAAACTCGCGCAGGCCACCCTTGCAATTCAGCAGGGAGCGCAGTTTATTGGGACGAATGCGGATGCATTAATTCCCACTGAACGGGGGATGCTTCCGGGCGCTGGTTCGATTATCGACTTGCTGCGCTATGCCACTCACGTAGAACCAGTTTTAATTGGGAAACCCAATGACCTAATTATTAAGAATGCGATCGAGTTATTGCATCTCCCAGCCGATCAGGTAGTGATGGTGGGGGATAACTACCAAACGGACATTAAGGCCGGGATGAAGGCCGGGATTGATACGTTACTGGTGTACACGGGAGTTTCCACACCAACAGAAGTTAAGCAGGAGCCGGTTGCCCCGACCCATGAAATCGAGAGTTTAGATGACTGGGAAGTTTGA
- a CDS encoding TIGR01906 family membrane protein: MTGKFEVRLVLSYGLLLLWLISGAVLVGINSGWLYRICVVALHLPQHYHVALPLLQHNFHQMIQYLQFPWQSTLQLAGYRLSPTARTHFQDVKRLVLIVEMVFLATSGWVLWATLYQRLFRQIWRLESLITKTLIIIGILVVLLIIDFQDWFIYFHRLVFRNQDWIFNPRVDPIINVLPEQYFAAACGLMLGTLVLALLGLLLIGHYQLKKARP, translated from the coding sequence ATGACTGGGAAGTTTGAGGTCCGGCTAGTCCTTAGCTACGGGCTGTTGTTACTATGGTTGATTAGTGGGGCAGTGTTAGTGGGGATTAACTCTGGCTGGTTGTATCGAATTTGTGTTGTGGCGCTCCACTTGCCACAGCACTACCACGTGGCGTTGCCGCTGTTACAGCACAATTTTCACCAGATGATTCAGTACCTCCAGTTTCCGTGGCAGTCCACACTCCAATTAGCCGGCTATCGATTGTCACCAACTGCCCGCACGCACTTTCAAGATGTGAAACGGTTAGTGCTAATCGTGGAAATGGTGTTCTTAGCAACCAGTGGGTGGGTGCTCTGGGCCACGCTCTACCAACGGTTATTTCGACAAATCTGGCGCTTGGAGTCGCTCATTACGAAAACCTTAATCATCATTGGGATCCTAGTGGTTCTCCTTATCATTGATTTTCAAGACTGGTTTATCTACTTTCACCGGTTGGTGTTTCGTAATCAGGATTGGATTTTCAATCCACGCGTTGATCCAATTATCAATGTCTTGCCCGAGCAATACTTTGCCGCCGCCTGTGGCTTAATGCTGGGAACGCTCGTCCTCGCACTCCTGGGATTGTTGTTAATCGGACATTATCAACTAAAAAAAGCACGTCCGTAA
- a CDS encoding VTT domain-containing protein, with product MHFLIDFILHIDKHLIYLVNVFGDWTYLILFLIIFVETGAVILPFLPGDSLLFAAAALSANPQYGLNIWIFVILFLIASILGDSLNFMIGRKVGMNITKNRFFGRFIKEKDLAKARSFFDKYGAVAIFIARFIPIVRTFAPFVAASSDYSYRKFIKYNLAACFAWVILCCGGGYFFGNIPFVQEHFSVVVLSIIGISLIPAVLGLLKERFSAKK from the coding sequence ATGCATTTTCTTATTGATTTCATTTTACACATCGACAAACATTTGATTTATCTCGTGAATGTCTTCGGGGACTGGACCTATTTAATCCTGTTCCTGATTATCTTCGTTGAAACGGGAGCTGTCATTCTCCCCTTTCTTCCTGGTGATTCCCTCCTCTTTGCCGCAGCGGCCCTTTCCGCTAACCCCCAATATGGCCTCAACATCTGGATCTTTGTAATTCTCTTCCTGATTGCTTCCATTTTAGGGGATTCGCTCAACTTCATGATTGGGCGTAAGGTGGGAATGAACATCACCAAAAACCGCTTTTTCGGTAGATTCATTAAGGAAAAAGACCTCGCCAAAGCCCGGTCCTTCTTCGACAAGTATGGTGCCGTAGCGATCTTTATCGCCCGCTTCATCCCAATTGTCAGAACCTTTGCCCCCTTCGTCGCTGCTAGTAGTGACTACAGCTACCGCAAGTTCATTAAGTACAACTTAGCGGCCTGCTTTGCCTGGGTAATCCTCTGCTGTGGAGGTGGCTACTTCTTCGGTAACATTCCCTTTGTTCAGGAACACTTTTCGGTGGTGGTCCTCTCCATCATCGGAATTTCCTTAATCCCAGCCGTGCTCGGTTTGTTAAAGGAACGTTTTTCCGCCAAAAAATAA
- a CDS encoding ion channel, which translates to MKSWPWEKIKIIYNATIISLAIISLVLTLLNFADVISLVNEPYQAIDFIIWIAFIFDYVSGLLISKNKWTFFKTHLFDLLAIIPANLFSTFKLFKAAKLTKFIRLFKFIGVFGKLKTRLTKFLKTNGFIYLLGVCLIILVISAVIYSFSEKISFDNALWWSITTSTTVGYGDISPHTKIGKIIAIILMLVGVGFVGMLTSTLTAFFSGEQHSSSADEIRKYKSLLDDGIITKAEFEAKKKQLLNL; encoded by the coding sequence ATGAAAAGTTGGCCCTGGGAAAAAATAAAAATTATTTATAATGCTACCATCATTAGCTTAGCCATTATTTCGTTAGTGTTAACGTTATTAAATTTCGCTGATGTAATTAGTTTAGTAAACGAACCATACCAAGCGATTGACTTTATCATTTGGATTGCATTTATTTTTGACTACGTTAGTGGTTTATTAATTTCCAAAAATAAATGGACCTTTTTCAAAACTCATTTATTTGATTTGTTAGCAATCATTCCAGCCAATCTGTTTTCTACATTCAAGCTCTTCAAAGCCGCTAAATTAACAAAATTTATTAGACTATTTAAATTTATTGGTGTATTTGGCAAATTAAAAACCAGATTAACCAAATTTCTAAAAACCAATGGGTTTATTTATCTGCTAGGGGTTTGTTTAATTATTCTAGTGATTTCGGCTGTTATCTATTCCTTCTCTGAAAAAATTTCATTCGACAACGCCTTATGGTGGTCAATTACAACATCAACAACTGTTGGATATGGAGATATTAGTCCCCACACTAAAATTGGAAAAATTATCGCAATCATCTTAATGTTAGTAGGAGTCGGCTTTGTGGGAATGCTAACAAGTACACTCACCGCTTTCTTTTCAGGAGAGCAACACAGCTCTAGTGCTGATGAAATCAGAAAGTACAAATCACTCTTAGACGATGGCATCATTACCAAAGCGGAATTTGAAGCAAAGAAAAAACAGTTACTAAACCTTTAG
- a CDS encoding fluoride efflux transporter FluC, which produces MFFTLIFGSGLGALSRSTITNHLKAHRLGQFSTLSVNLIGCLIGGMLLGVNPTSLFATLFLGFIGGFTTYSTFNGELADLYFQRQYGRCLGYLLVSYGGGLLACYLGYLLI; this is translated from the coding sequence ATGTTTTTCACGCTCATCTTTGGTAGTGGCCTCGGTGCCCTTAGTCGTTCGACAATCACTAACCATCTAAAAGCTCACCGGTTAGGTCAATTTTCTACTCTAAGCGTTAATCTCATTGGTTGTCTCATTGGTGGAATGTTATTGGGTGTTAACCCCACTTCCCTATTCGCAACCCTGTTTCTGGGCTTTATCGGCGGGTTTACGACCTACTCCACTTTTAACGGTGAATTAGCCGACCTTTACTTTCAACGGCAGTACGGGCGTTGTTTGGGCTATTTATTAGTAAGTTATGGCGGAGGCCTGTTAGCTTGCTACCTGGGCTACTTGCTGATTTAA
- a CDS encoding fluoride efflux transporter FluC: MESLLVFIGGIIGGGLRIGLTDSLPTLSFPYVTLIINLVGAFVLPVWNNYWAIKWNCQPNLRKGIGVGVIGSFTTFSGIMLDSSHLIMNHQFQSLLIYLAITIVGGFLLAILGDQWSNRLREQEGI, from the coding sequence ATGGAAAGTTTACTGGTTTTCATTGGAGGGATCATTGGCGGTGGCCTACGCATTGGATTAACCGATTCATTACCCACCCTTAGTTTTCCCTACGTAACCCTGATAATTAACTTAGTCGGCGCCTTCGTGCTTCCAGTTTGGAATAATTACTGGGCCATTAAATGGAATTGTCAGCCCAACCTGCGCAAGGGAATTGGCGTGGGCGTCATTGGTTCCTTTACCACCTTTTCTGGAATCATGTTGGATAGCAGTCATCTCATCATGAACCACCAGTTTCAGTCATTACTGATTTATCTGGCAATCACCATCGTTGGGGGTTTCTTGTTAGCCATCCTAGGTGACCAGTGGTCAAATCGATTACGCGAACAGGAGGGAATTTAA
- a CDS encoding MarR family winged helix-turn-helix transcriptional regulator: MERKGIKMKAENEKPRESNVYLSNEELDDIKSQLCFAIYSTNKKFNHFYQEVLKNFGLTYPQYLVMIVLWEYSPITVHQLGQSIDLDSGTLTPLLKRLGKKGWITKHRSTEDERVVNVSLTPYAEEMRDKIRDHVADVFKVLGLDKDDVNEAMEGLYSISKKLDELDSSQLN, encoded by the coding sequence ATGGAAAGAAAAGGGATCAAGATGAAAGCAGAAAACGAAAAACCGCGTGAAAGTAACGTTTATTTGTCTAACGAAGAATTGGATGACATCAAGAGTCAACTATGTTTTGCAATTTATAGTACCAATAAAAAGTTTAATCACTTTTACCAAGAAGTTCTGAAAAACTTTGGGCTGACGTATCCGCAATACTTGGTAATGATTGTATTGTGGGAATATTCTCCAATCACAGTGCATCAACTGGGCCAAAGCATTGATTTGGATAGTGGAACGTTGACGCCCTTGTTGAAACGCTTGGGTAAAAAAGGTTGGATTACCAAGCACCGTTCCACGGAAGACGAACGAGTGGTAAACGTTTCCTTGACCCCATACGCAGAAGAAATGCGTGATAAGATTCGCGACCACGTTGCCGATGTCTTTAAGGTCCTAGGTTTGGATAAGGATGACGTGAACGAAGCAATGGAAGGGCTTTATAGTATTTCGAAGAAGCTCGACGAACTAGATTCCAGCCAATTAAATTAA